One window from the genome of Flavobacterium agricola encodes:
- a CDS encoding arsenate reductase family protein, which translates to MNKIYYLSTCDTCKKIMNQIHDLSQFELIDIKTNPLTENQVDEMYAYTKSFEKLFSKRAQLYKQLNLKEANLNEAGFKKYLLEHYTFLARPVIIFNNEIFVGNSPKNISAMLQKVNA; encoded by the coding sequence ATGAATAAAATATATTACTTAAGCACTTGCGATACGTGCAAAAAAATCATGAATCAAATTCATGATTTATCTCAATTTGAGTTGATTGATATTAAAACCAATCCGTTAACAGAAAATCAAGTTGATGAAATGTATGCTTATACAAAAAGCTTCGAAAAGCTTTTTAGTAAACGTGCGCAGCTGTACAAACAATTAAATCTGAAAGAAGCCAATTTAAACGAGGCAGGTTTTAAAAAATATTTGTTAGAACATTATACGTTTTTAGCGCGCCCGGTAATTATATTCAATAACGAAATTTTTGTGGGTAACAGCCCTAAAAATATATCGGCAATGTTGCAAAAAGTAAATGCATAA
- the trhO gene encoding oxygen-dependent tRNA uridine(34) hydroxylase TrhO, with protein sequence MQLYNTLSAEERAQLIEQAGEKRLTLSFYAYANIQDPEKFRNDLFIAWNELGALGRTYVAHEGINAQMSVPAENFEAFRETLEAYDFMKGIRLNVAVEQDDLSFLKLTVKVRNKIVADGLDDATFDVTNKGIHLGAKEFNDMLNDPNVVVVDFRNHYESEIGRFTGAITPDVDTFRESLPIINEQLQAHKEDKKLLMYCTGGIRCEKASAYFKHQGFKNVYQLEGGIIEYTRQVKEQGLESKFIGKNFVFDHRLGERITDDIIANCHQCGKPCDTHVNCANEGCHLLFIQCDECHEKMHGCCSDECVDIIQLPIEEQKKIRKGVQKGNLIFKKGKSDALKFKKERNVFEEIVPVKVAKVTEIRKKKAERKVYVAQGEHYFTKASVAQFIIENKALQIGDEIVIQGPTTDEERLTLTAMKVNGQNVDKAVVGDKVTFEVPFRIRLSDKLFVIEKNK encoded by the coding sequence ATGCAACTGTATAACACTTTAAGCGCTGAAGAACGCGCGCAATTAATTGAGCAAGCTGGAGAAAAAAGACTGACTTTGTCTTTTTATGCTTATGCCAATATTCAAGATCCCGAAAAATTTCGTAACGATTTATTTATAGCTTGGAATGAGCTTGGTGCTTTAGGACGTACATACGTAGCGCACGAAGGTATTAATGCTCAAATGTCTGTTCCTGCCGAAAATTTTGAAGCTTTTAGAGAAACTTTAGAAGCTTATGATTTTATGAAAGGCATTCGCTTAAATGTAGCTGTTGAGCAAGATGATTTATCGTTTTTAAAATTAACAGTAAAAGTTCGTAATAAAATTGTTGCCGACGGATTAGATGATGCAACTTTTGATGTTACCAATAAAGGTATTCATTTAGGAGCAAAAGAATTTAATGACATGTTAAACGATCCGAACGTTGTTGTGGTAGATTTTAGAAACCATTACGAAAGTGAAATTGGTCGTTTTACAGGTGCTATTACACCAGATGTTGATACGTTTCGCGAATCATTACCAATTATTAACGAGCAACTACAAGCACATAAAGAAGATAAAAAACTTTTAATGTATTGTACGGGCGGTATTCGTTGTGAAAAAGCCAGTGCCTATTTCAAGCACCAAGGTTTTAAAAATGTGTATCAGCTAGAAGGCGGAATTATTGAATACACACGCCAAGTTAAAGAACAAGGATTAGAAAGTAAATTTATTGGTAAAAACTTTGTTTTTGATCACCGTTTAGGCGAAAGAATTACAGACGATATTATTGCCAATTGCCACCAATGTGGTAAACCTTGTGATACGCACGTAAACTGTGCCAACGAAGGATGCCATTTGTTATTCATTCAGTGTGACGAATGTCACGAAAAAATGCACGGATGTTGTTCAGACGAATGTGTAGATATTATTCAACTGCCGATTGAAGAACAAAAGAAAATCAGAAAAGGCGTTCAAAAAGGCAATTTAATTTTCAAGAAAGGAAAATCGGATGCGCTTAAATTTAAAAAAGAGCGAAACGTTTTCGAAGAAATTGTTCCTGTAAAAGTAGCTAAGGTTACCGAAATCAGAAAGAAAAAAGCCGAACGTAAAGTTTATGTTGCCCAAGGCGAACATTATTTTACAAAAGCTTCAGTTGCCCAATTCATTATCGAAAACAAAGCATTACAAATCGGTGACGAAATTGTAATTCAAGGACCAACAACTGACGAAGAGCGTTTAACCTTAACAGCAATGAAAGTTAACGGTCAAAATGTTGATAAAGCTGTAGTAGGCGATAAAGTAACTTTCGAAGTACCTTTTAGAATTCGCTTATCAGACAAATTATTTGTAATCGAAAAAAACAAATAG
- a CDS encoding porin family protein — MVKKTIQALGVVAILLTSSATKAQTKFKVGIDAGYTHTTLHADVSGLVDSKYTGRGGFGTNISAEMNVWKTLFVSSGVSFIQRNYKFERTNSRQGWYTKFDNEFLSVPVLVGGYLINNPYETDGIWLKVAGGVYGEYWLSQKRDGQYPVFSELQPDGSYNYTQVSEKYDFKKNENELERFAFGLQGQAQLGYALKTFDVYLGYNYLYGLTDSNKYRISGSKKTTRDSHMLTLGVGYKF, encoded by the coding sequence ATGGTAAAAAAAACCATTCAAGCTTTAGGTGTTGTTGCTATTTTACTAACCAGCAGCGCAACCAAAGCACAAACAAAATTTAAAGTAGGAATAGATGCGGGGTATACCCATACCACGTTGCATGCAGATGTTTCTGGATTAGTAGATTCAAAATATACCGGTCGTGGTGGTTTTGGAACCAACATTTCGGCCGAAATGAATGTTTGGAAAACGCTTTTCGTTTCCAGCGGGGTTTCGTTTATTCAACGCAACTACAAGTTCGAACGTACCAATTCACGCCAAGGCTGGTACACCAAATTTGATAACGAATTTTTATCGGTTCCGGTTTTAGTGGGCGGTTATTTAATTAATAATCCGTACGAAACAGATGGTATTTGGCTTAAAGTTGCCGGAGGTGTTTACGGTGAATATTGGTTGTCGCAAAAACGAGACGGACAATATCCGGTTTTCTCTGAACTTCAACCTGACGGAAGTTATAACTACACGCAAGTTTCAGAAAAGTACGATTTCAAAAAAAATGAAAACGAGTTAGAACGTTTTGCTTTTGGTTTACAAGGCCAAGCACAATTGGGTTACGCGCTTAAAACTTTTGATGTTTATTTAGGTTATAACTATTTATATGGTTTAACAGACAGCAATAAATATCGCATTAGCGGCAGTAAAAAAACAACCCGAGATTCGCACATGTTAACTTTAGGTGTGGGTTACAAATTTTAA
- a CDS encoding KUP/HAK/KT family potassium transporter, with the protein MSQASNHLSKVSLGTLLVTLGIIYGDIGTSPLYVMKAIMGRNAIDEAVVLGAISCVFWTLTLQTTVKYVFLTLKADNNGEGGIFSLFTLVKKLKKPWLIVPAILGGSALLADGIITPPISISSAVEGLKIYSPNLATIPIVIGILCGIFFIQQFGTKTIGKLFGPMMLIWFLMLGILGFGHLLGNLSVLKALNPYYAIHLLSIHSEGYLVLGFVFLCTTGAEALYSDLGHCGIKNIRISWIFVKTMLVLSYFGQGALLIQHVGQTLVDLSPNSDQPANPFYLVMPDWFLPFGIGIATMAAVIASQALISGSFTLINEAIRLNLWPKVRVKFPTNVRGQLYIPSINFLLFVGCVFVVLHFKESGNMEAAYGLAITLCMISTTILLGYFMVLKRVHILLIIPVVLIYLAIEVSFFVANLQKFSHGGYVTVFIAGILAAVMTINYLGKKIRRGYTDLVEFVDYEQILTDLSQDQSVPKYATNLVYLTNSFYPTQVEYKAMYSIINRRPKRADNYWFVHVNVADEPYKLAYRVVKYGPNQNILRIDFYLGFRNEQRINVLMKQVVTELMENGEIDITSRYESLSDKNMIGDFEYVLIEKELSYDNDLPMKEKIILDLYDFLKRISLSEEKAFGLDSSAVKIEHFPLIIRPIEELPLKRIQD; encoded by the coding sequence ATGTCACAAGCAAGTAATCATCTTAGCAAAGTTAGTTTAGGTACTTTATTGGTAACCTTAGGAATTATTTATGGTGATATTGGTACTTCGCCTTTGTATGTAATGAAGGCCATTATGGGGCGAAATGCTATTGATGAAGCTGTTGTTTTAGGAGCCATTTCTTGCGTGTTTTGGACCTTAACTTTACAAACTACAGTGAAATATGTTTTTTTAACTTTAAAAGCTGATAATAACGGAGAAGGTGGTATTTTTTCGTTATTCACGTTGGTTAAAAAACTTAAAAAGCCGTGGTTAATTGTTCCTGCTATTTTAGGAGGAAGTGCTTTGTTGGCTGACGGAATTATTACCCCACCAATTTCAATTTCTTCAGCGGTTGAAGGATTAAAAATTTATTCACCCAACTTGGCAACCATTCCAATTGTAATCGGAATTTTATGTGGTATCTTTTTTATTCAGCAATTCGGTACTAAAACTATAGGTAAACTTTTTGGCCCGATGATGTTAATCTGGTTTTTAATGCTGGGTATTTTAGGTTTTGGTCATTTACTAGGTAATTTGTCGGTATTAAAAGCTTTAAACCCGTACTATGCCATTCATTTATTAAGCATTCATTCTGAAGGATATTTGGTTTTAGGTTTTGTGTTTTTATGTACTACAGGAGCCGAAGCTTTATATAGCGATTTAGGCCATTGCGGAATTAAAAATATTAGAATCAGTTGGATTTTTGTAAAAACCATGTTGGTTTTAAGCTATTTTGGTCAAGGTGCTTTACTTATTCAGCATGTTGGACAAACCTTGGTAGATTTATCTCCAAACTCCGATCAACCTGCCAATCCGTTTTACTTGGTAATGCCCGATTGGTTTTTACCTTTCGGAATTGGTATTGCAACTATGGCTGCTGTTATTGCTTCTCAGGCCTTAATTAGCGGTTCGTTTACGTTAATTAACGAAGCTATCCGATTAAATCTATGGCCAAAAGTTCGTGTAAAATTCCCAACAAATGTTAGAGGGCAATTGTACATTCCATCCATTAACTTTTTGTTGTTTGTAGGTTGCGTTTTTGTGGTTTTGCATTTTAAAGAATCGGGTAATATGGAAGCTGCTTATGGGCTTGCCATCACACTTTGTATGATTTCTACCACCATTTTATTAGGTTATTTTATGGTGCTAAAACGGGTGCATATTTTATTAATCATTCCGGTGGTGCTTATTTATTTAGCTATTGAAGTTTCGTTTTTTGTAGCTAACCTTCAAAAATTTTCTCACGGCGGTTATGTAACGGTTTTCATTGCTGGTATTTTAGCTGCAGTAATGACCATTAATTATTTAGGTAAAAAAATTAGAAGAGGATATACCGATTTAGTTGAATTTGTGGATTACGAACAAATTTTAACCGATTTAAGTCAAGATCAGTCGGTACCTAAATACGCAACAAACTTGGTGTACCTAACCAATTCTTTTTATCCAACGCAAGTTGAATACAAAGCCATGTATTCCATTATAAACAGAAGACCTAAAAGAGCCGATAATTATTGGTTTGTACACGTAAATGTTGCTGATGAACCGTATAAATTAGCTTACCGCGTAGTAAAATACGGCCCAAACCAAAACATATTGCGTATTGATTTCTATTTAGGATTCAGAAACGAGCAGCGCATCAATGTTTTAATGAAACAAGTGGTAACAGAGTTAATGGAAAATGGTGAAATAGATATAACCAGTCGTTACGAATCGTTAAGTGATAAAAACATGATTGGTGATTTTGAATATGTGTTGATTGAAAAAGAATTATCTTATGATAACGATTTACCCATGAAAGAAAAAATCATTTTAGATCTGTACGATTTTTTAAAACGAATCTCTCTTTCTGAAGAAAAAGCTTTTGGTTTAGACAGCAGCGCGGTTAAAATTGAGCATTTTCCTTTAATTATTCGACCAATTGAAGAATTGCCGTTAAAACGAATTCAAGATTAA
- a CDS encoding RNA polymerase sigma factor, which produces MVYKDIIYKCLKNDVIAQEQLYKMLAPKMFSICLKYSRNYTEAQDNLQDGFILLFTKLNTFAFKGSFEGWAKRLFINNILQTYRSPGVLEIVSDELPEMVEVEVLDQENIPLDYLLKIVQDLPNQYRLVFNLYVFEDYSHKEIAELLNISTGTSKSNLARARLILKEKVESYQNNNLLLTVNE; this is translated from the coding sequence TTGGTATACAAAGACATCATATACAAATGTTTAAAAAACGATGTAATTGCTCAGGAGCAATTGTATAAAATGCTTGCGCCCAAAATGTTTAGCATTTGTTTAAAATACTCTAGAAATTACACCGAAGCACAAGATAACCTACAAGATGGGTTTATTTTATTGTTTACTAAATTAAATACTTTTGCGTTTAAAGGTTCGTTCGAAGGTTGGGCAAAACGCTTATTTATAAATAATATTTTACAAACCTACCGATCGCCCGGTGTTCTAGAAATTGTGAGTGACGAACTTCCAGAAATGGTTGAAGTAGAGGTTTTAGACCAAGAAAACATACCGTTGGACTATTTATTGAAAATTGTACAAGATTTACCCAATCAATATCGTTTGGTGTTCAACTTGTATGTTTTTGAAGATTATTCGCATAAGGAAATTGCAGAATTATTAAACATATCAACAGGAACCTCAAAATCTAATTTGGCAAGAGCCCGCTTAATCTTAAAAGAAAAAGTAGAATCTTACCAAAACAATAATTTATTGCTAACCGTAAATGAGTAA
- a CDS encoding Rossmann-fold NAD(P)-binding domain-containing protein: MKNIGIIGCGWLGLPLAKHLAAVYPVVKGTSRNAVTLADLQAHGVAAYPVALSPNEIDATFKAFIQNLTTIVIAVNASRSESYFDTMQLLGQAIAKSTVKEVVFLSSTSVYSDLNQTLDETDPVDETKLLVRVEAIFKNNAAFKTTILRLGGLVGPTRNPITSLTGRNLDQNPNAPVNLVGLADCIGAICAVIKKNCPAEIFNVVYPEHPTKLAYYTQAAKSRNLLPPTYNEQAPLQGKIVLSDKITQKLGYQFTDTI, translated from the coding sequence ATGAAGAACATTGGTATTATTGGTTGCGGTTGGCTTGGGCTGCCTTTAGCCAAGCATTTAGCCGCGGTATATCCGGTTGTTAAAGGCACAAGCAGAAATGCTGTAACGTTAGCTGATTTACAAGCTCATGGCGTTGCTGCTTATCCTGTTGCTTTATCGCCCAACGAAATAGATGCAACTTTTAAAGCATTTATTCAGAACCTTACCACAATTGTAATTGCTGTAAACGCATCTCGATCAGAAAGCTATTTTGATACGATGCAACTGCTTGGCCAAGCTATTGCAAAAAGTACGGTTAAAGAAGTTGTTTTTTTAAGTTCTACTTCAGTTTATAGTGATTTAAATCAAACGCTTGATGAAACCGATCCCGTTGATGAAACCAAACTTTTAGTTCGGGTAGAAGCTATTTTTAAAAACAATGCCGCATTTAAAACTACTATTTTACGTTTAGGCGGATTGGTTGGTCCAACCCGAAATCCGATTACCAGCTTAACCGGAAGAAATTTAGATCAGAATCCTAATGCGCCCGTTAACTTAGTTGGTTTAGCCGATTGCATTGGAGCCATTTGTGCTGTTATTAAAAAAAATTGCCCTGCCGAAATTTTTAATGTAGTTTACCCAGAACATCCAACCAAATTGGCTTATTACACGCAAGCTGCAAAAAGTAGAAATTTATTACCGCCAACTTATAATGAGCAAGCGCCTTTACAAGGTAAAATTGTTTTGTCGGACAAAATTACACAGAAACTAGGTTACCAATTTACGGATACGATATAA
- the trpS gene encoding tryptophan--tRNA ligase — protein MAKILTGVQSTGTPHLGNLLGAIIPAINMANNPENESFLFIADLHSTTQIKDGDLLRNNTYSAAATWLACGLDINKVVFYRQSDVPQTCELSWYLSCFFPFQRLTLAHSFKDKQDYLADVNAGLFTYPMLMAADILLYDAEIVPVGKDQLQHIEITRDVASRFNHQMGETFVLPQAKIEENVMTIPGTDGEKMSKSRNNFINIFLDDKALRKQVMSIVTDATPLEEPKNPDTCNVFKLYSLLATPEQIESLRAKYLAGNYGYGHAKQEFFELLVDTFKVEREKYNYYINNLDEVDQLLKIGAQKAATVANGVLQRVRQKLGY, from the coding sequence ATGGCAAAAATCTTAACCGGAGTTCAAAGTACAGGTACTCCTCACTTAGGTAATCTTTTGGGAGCAATTATCCCTGCCATAAATATGGCAAATAATCCGGAAAACGAATCCTTTTTATTTATTGCAGATTTACATTCTACAACACAAATAAAAGACGGAGATTTATTACGCAACAATACTTATAGTGCAGCAGCAACTTGGCTTGCTTGTGGTTTAGATATTAACAAAGTAGTTTTTTACCGCCAATCGGACGTTCCTCAAACTTGTGAGCTAAGTTGGTATTTAAGCTGTTTTTTTCCGTTTCAACGGTTAACGCTTGCTCATTCTTTTAAAGATAAACAAGATTATTTGGCCGATGTTAATGCTGGACTATTTACATATCCGATGTTAATGGCTGCTGATATTTTATTATATGATGCAGAAATTGTTCCGGTTGGTAAAGACCAATTGCAACATATAGAAATTACGCGCGATGTTGCTTCGCGTTTTAACCACCAAATGGGCGAAACATTTGTTTTACCTCAAGCAAAAATTGAGGAAAATGTAATGACCATTCCGGGTACTGACGGCGAAAAAATGAGTAAATCTCGTAACAACTTTATTAATATTTTTTTAGATGATAAAGCGCTACGTAAACAAGTTATGAGCATTGTTACCGATGCTACTCCGCTTGAAGAACCTAAAAACCCAGATACATGTAATGTTTTTAAACTTTATTCGTTACTAGCAACACCAGAACAAATAGAAAGTTTACGTGCTAAATATTTAGCAGGAAATTACGGTTATGGTCACGCCAAACAAGAATTTTTTGAATTGTTAGTTGACACATTTAAAGTAGAACGTGAAAAATACAATTATTACATAAATAATTTAGACGAAGTTGACCAATTGCTAAAAATTGGAGCTCAAAAAGCTGCAACAGTTGCAAATGGCGTTTTACAACGCGTTCGTCAAAAATTGGGCTATTAA
- a CDS encoding peptidase U32 family protein — MTTTGRIELMAPAGDFASLQAAIDNGADSVYFGVEQLNMRARATLNFTIDDLPEIARRCNEKNVRTYLTLNTIIYDHDLSVVKTLLQKAKHAQLTAVIASDQAVIASARAIGLEVHISTQLNVTNIETVKFYSLFADTIVLSRELSLRQVAKITEAIAKEQVKGPSGNLVEIEIFGHGALCMAVSGKCYLSLHSHNSSANRGACKQNCRKKYTVIDQESGFEIEIDNEYMMSPKDLCTLDFLDQVIDAGIQVLKIEGRGKGPDYVAVVTRTYRAAIDAYYDGTFTPEKVTQWMTDLRTVYNRDFWSGYYLGQKMGEWSDVPGSLATQKKVYVGKAMHYFQKANIGEFKVEAYDIKVGDKILITGPSTGAQELVIDELFANGEKVEKATKGDDATFKLPFRIRLSDKMYKIVEA; from the coding sequence ATGACAACAACGGGTAGAATTGAGTTGATGGCCCCAGCCGGCGATTTTGCTTCGTTACAAGCAGCAATAGATAATGGTGCTGATTCAGTATATTTTGGTGTAGAGCAACTAAACATGCGTGCTCGTGCAACTTTAAATTTTACTATTGATGATTTACCAGAAATTGCACGTCGTTGTAACGAAAAAAACGTCAGAACTTATCTAACCTTAAATACAATTATTTACGATCACGATTTGTCGGTTGTAAAAACGTTGTTGCAAAAAGCAAAACATGCGCAGTTAACAGCTGTAATTGCTTCAGATCAAGCGGTAATTGCATCTGCAAGAGCCATTGGTTTAGAAGTGCATATTTCAACACAGTTAAACGTAACCAATATAGAAACGGTTAAGTTTTACAGCTTGTTTGCAGATACCATTGTGCTTTCGCGCGAATTAAGTTTACGTCAGGTAGCAAAAATTACCGAAGCCATTGCCAAAGAACAAGTAAAAGGGCCGTCTGGAAATTTAGTGGAAATCGAAATTTTTGGGCACGGAGCTTTATGTATGGCCGTTTCGGGTAAATGTTATTTAAGTTTGCATTCGCACAATTCATCGGCCAATCGGGGAGCATGCAAACAAAACTGCCGAAAAAAATATACGGTAATTGATCAAGAATCTGGCTTTGAAATCGAAATTGATAACGAATACATGATGTCGCCTAAAGATTTATGTACGTTAGATTTTTTAGATCAGGTAATTGATGCCGGAATTCAAGTTTTAAAAATTGAAGGACGAGGTAAAGGTCCAGATTACGTAGCTGTGGTAACGCGAACGTATCGTGCTGCTATTGATGCGTATTATGACGGAACTTTTACACCCGAAAAAGTAACGCAATGGATGACCGATTTACGAACCGTGTACAACCGCGATTTTTGGAGCGGTTATTATTTAGGTCAAAAAATGGGTGAGTGGAGCGATGTTCCCGGATCTTTAGCAACTCAGAAAAAAGTTTATGTTGGCAAAGCCATGCATTACTTTCAGAAAGCAAACATTGGTGAATTTAAAGTTGAAGCTTACGATATTAAAGTAGGCGATAAAATTTTAATCACCGGGCCAAGTACCGGAGCACAAGAATTGGTGATTGATGAGCTTTTTGCAAACGGTGAAAAAGTTGAAAAAGCAACAAAAGGAGATGATGCAACATTTAAATTGCCTTTCCGCATCCGATTGTCAGATAAAATGTATAAAATTGTAGAAGCGTAA
- a CDS encoding lysophospholipid acyltransferase family protein produces MLDIMLMVLVAKNNPFVFVGKAELAKIPVFGFVYKRTCILVDRKDLKSKKNVYSEAHEKITSELSVCIFPEGGVNDDESAVLDPFKDGAFRLAIEHKLPILPITFYGLKDFFPFVLKKGKPGNVLVKIHEPIATESLSIEDKKDLNAACHDLILRQLTTFRAEQIKEQ; encoded by the coding sequence ATGCTCGATATTATGTTAATGGTTTTAGTAGCTAAAAATAATCCGTTTGTATTTGTAGGTAAAGCCGAATTGGCTAAAATTCCTGTTTTTGGGTTTGTTTACAAACGTACTTGTATTTTGGTAGATCGTAAGGATTTAAAAAGTAAAAAGAATGTTTATAGTGAAGCTCACGAAAAAATAACAAGTGAATTAAGCGTTTGTATTTTTCCTGAAGGTGGAGTAAACGATGATGAATCTGCTGTTTTAGATCCGTTTAAAGATGGTGCTTTTAGGTTGGCAATAGAGCATAAGTTGCCCATTTTACCCATTACCTTTTATGGCTTAAAAGATTTTTTCCCGTTTGTATTAAAAAAAGGAAAACCAGGCAATGTGCTGGTTAAAATTCATGAACCTATTGCAACAGAATCTTTATCTATTGAAGATAAAAAAGATTTAAACGCAGCTTGTCATGATTTAATTTTGAGGCAATTAACAACCTTTAGAGCCGAACAAATTAAAGAACAATAA
- a CDS encoding chloramphenicol acetyltransferase yields MKEIDLANWNRKEHFEFFSAMNEPFFGLVQNLDATIAYKHCKTNGIAFFAYYLHCALQAINAVENLRYRIVDGKPVVFDSIDASTTIMRDDKTFGFSFIKYDSNFTTFKQIVVDEVARVQQTPGLFTRNDFKENLIHFSAIPWVNFTSLSHARSFTHPDSCPKVSIGKLVENNGRYEFAVAVHAHHGLADGYHLGLFFEEFQKMLDK; encoded by the coding sequence ATGAAGGAAATTGATTTAGCCAATTGGAATAGAAAAGAGCATTTTGAGTTTTTTAGTGCTATGAACGAACCTTTTTTTGGCTTGGTTCAAAACTTAGATGCAACCATAGCTTACAAACATTGTAAAACAAACGGCATTGCGTTTTTTGCCTATTATTTACATTGCGCGTTGCAAGCTATTAATGCGGTAGAAAATTTACGTTACCGAATTGTTGATGGCAAACCAGTAGTTTTTGACAGCATTGATGCATCTACCACCATAATGCGGGATGATAAAACGTTTGGTTTTTCGTTCATTAAATACGATTCGAACTTTACAACTTTTAAACAAATCGTTGTAGACGAAGTTGCCCGTGTACAACAAACGCCGGGTTTATTTACCCGAAATGATTTTAAAGAAAACTTAATTCATTTTTCTGCCATTCCGTGGGTAAACTTTACGTCACTTTCGCACGCGCGTTCGTTTACGCATCCTGATAGCTGTCCTAAAGTTTCGATCGGTAAGTTGGTAGAAAATAATGGCAGATACGAATTTGCAGTTGCCGTTCATGCACATCACGGCTTAGCAGATGGGTACCATTTAGGTTTGTTTTTTGAAGAATTTCAGAAAATGTTAGATAAATAA
- a CDS encoding ferredoxin, translating to MVVVTLQRDKCIGCNYCVEMAPAQFQMSKKDGKTVLLKASEAKGFFTLKSHDYAILEPCENAAKACPVHIIVVKET from the coding sequence ATGGTTGTTGTTACCTTACAACGCGACAAATGCATTGGTTGTAATTATTGTGTAGAAATGGCTCCGGCTCAATTTCAAATGTCAAAAAAAGATGGTAAAACGGTTTTGCTTAAAGCTTCTGAAGCCAAAGGTTTTTTTACATTAAAATCACACGACTATGCTATTTTAGAACCTTGTGAAAATGCTGCCAAAGCTTGTCCCGTTCATATCATTGTGGTTAAAGAAACATAA
- a CDS encoding HAD family hydrolase, with translation MNKNIKVVAFDADDTLWINEPFFEEAEKKFCGLMEDFLSHQGLSQQLFTTQVANLPLYGYGIKGYILSMIETAYQVSNGKVSNKAIEKIIEIGKDLLQKPVELLPGVHETLQALQGKYKLVVATKGDLKDQQRKLHLSGLGAYFHHIEVMTEKADEDYQKLLQRLDIQGDEFFMIGNSLKSDILPVLNVGGSAVHVPFTTTWAHERIDHEIVHPKFKTVSQITEILDIL, from the coding sequence ATGAACAAAAATATTAAGGTAGTTGCTTTTGATGCTGACGATACGTTATGGATTAACGAACCTTTTTTTGAGGAAGCTGAAAAAAAGTTTTGTGGTTTGATGGAAGATTTTTTATCGCACCAAGGCCTTTCTCAGCAGCTTTTTACTACGCAGGTTGCTAATTTACCTTTATATGGTTATGGCATTAAGGGCTATATTTTATCGATGATTGAAACAGCTTACCAAGTTTCTAACGGAAAGGTTTCTAACAAGGCAATTGAAAAGATTATTGAAATAGGAAAAGATTTGTTGCAAAAACCGGTTGAATTGTTGCCGGGCGTGCACGAAACTTTACAAGCGCTGCAAGGCAAGTACAAATTGGTAGTTGCTACCAAAGGTGATTTAAAAGATCAGCAACGCAAATTGCACTTATCGGGCTTAGGAGCCTATTTTCATCACATTGAAGTGATGACCGAAAAAGCCGATGAAGATTACCAAAAATTGCTACAACGTTTAGATATACAGGGCGATGAATTTTTTATGATTGGGAATTCGTTAAAATCAGATATTTTGCCTGTTTTAAACGTGGGCGGCAGTGCGGTGCATGTTCCGTTTACCACAACTTGGGCGCACGAGCGCATTGATCATGAAATTGTTCATCCAAAATTTAAAACCGTTTCTCAAATTACTGAGATTCTAGATATATTATAA